The following is a genomic window from Streptomyces lincolnensis.
CGCTGCGGCGACTCCGGGTTGAGGGCGGGACGCCGCGAGACGTCTTGCTGGACCTTCGGTTCGAACCTCACCGGCAGCTCCACCAGGTGCCGGTTCAGGATGAACGACCGCCAGTTCAGTTCGTGCTCCTCGCAGGCGAGCTGGACGTCCGGGATGCGGGTCAGCAGCGCGTCGACGCCGACATCGGCGATGGCACGGCCGATGTCCTGGCCCGGGCATTCGTGGGGTCCGCCGCCGAAGGCGAGGTGGGAGCGGTTGCCCTGCATATTGGCGTTCGGTTCGGGGCGCACGCGTGGGTCGACGTTGCCCGGCGCGATACCGAAGAGGAGAGCGTCGCCCCGGCGGACGCGCTGACCACCCAACTCGGTGTCCTGCTTGGCCACGTAGGGCAGGATGGTACTGAAGGGCGGTTCGTCCCACAGGGACTGTTCGACGGCCTCGGGCACCGTCATCTGACCACCGTTGAGCTGCGCGCGGAACCGCGGGTCGGTGAGCACGACCCGCAGTACGTTGGCGAGAAGGTTGGCGGTGGTCTCGTACGCGGCGATCAGGACCACGCGCAGATGTTGGCTGATCTCCATGTCGCTGAGCCGCGCCGGATGGTTGATCAGGTGGCTGGTGAAGTCTTCCTCGGGTTCGGCTCGGCGGCGGACGGTGAGCCGCGTCAGGGCGTCCATGATGTACGCGTTGCTGGCGATGGCGGTCTCGGTGCCCTTGAGCATGTCACGGGCGGCCTCGACGATGCGTTCGTTGTACTCCTCGGGCATGCCCAGGATCTCGCACATCACCGCCATGGGCAGGTGCTCGGCGAACTGGCTGACCAGGTCGGCACTGCCCTTCTCGCAGAACTTGTTGACGAGCAGCTGGGTCGCGCGATTGGCGTAGCGGCGAATCCCCCGATGGTCGATCGTCGACATGGCCCCGGTCACCGCGCCGCGCAGCCGTCGGTGCTCGTCCCCCTCGGCGTGGCAGCAGATGGGCTGCCAGGCGAAGTGCGGCATGAGCGGGTGATCGGGCTTGATCGTGCCGTTCTGGAGCGCGTCCCACTGCCGGGGATCACGGCAGAAGTGCGTGGGAGTACTCACCATGCGCATGTTCTCACCATGGCCAAGCACCACCCAGATCGGCACATCGTCGTGCAGCAACGCGGGAGCCACAGGCCCGTGTTCGGCGCGGAGTTCCTCGTACACGGCCCCCAGGTCCGCCGCGTCGGGCCCGTACAGCCGGCGCAGGCCGCCCGGGCCGATGCCGTGCGCGGGGCAGCCGGGGGGCGGTGCGGCCGTGGGGTCGTACGTGTCGGCCGGGGAAAAGGATTCAGGCGTCACGGTGGTCGCTCCGAAGCTGAGGTAATCAGGTGCGGGAAGTGATGGGCTCCCGGTTCGAGCGAAACCGGGAGTGCGGGGAGGTCGTGCGCCGCTCACACAGGCGCCTTCTCCACCGCCAGGGAATGAAGGAACCGCAGCAACGTCATCAGGACGTCCCGGCTGGAGGCCCGCCGGCGTGCGTCGCACTCGATGATGGGGATGTCCTTGCTGAGGTCGAGCGCGGTGCGGAGTTCCTCGGTGGAGTGCCGGGGGCCGTCGGGGAAGGTGTTGACGGCGACGACGAACGGCACTCCGCGCTCTTCGAGGCGGCCCATGACGTCGAAGCTGACTTCGAGGCGGCGGGTGTCCACCAGGACCACCGCGCCGAGGGCGCCTTCGAACAGGCCGTTCCACAGGAACCAGAAGCGCTCCTGGCCGGGGGTGCCGAAGAGGTAGAGCACAAGCTGGTCGGTGATGCTGATGCGGCCGAAGTCCATGGCCACGGTGGTGGCCGTCTTGGTCTCGGAGCCGTAGTTGTCGTCGACCCCGACACCGGCCTGGGTCATGGTCTCCTCGGTGGTCAGCGGTTTGATCTCGCTGACCGAGCCGACCATGGTCGTCTTGCCGACGCCGAAGCCGCCGACGATGACGATCTTGACCGCGGCCTCGGCGGTGTGCGGGAGGTGGTCCTCGGTTCGCGGACCGGGGATGGTGTCAGAGCTTTTGAAGTCCATGCATCACCGCTTCGAGGAGGGAACGGTCGGCCAGCGCCTGGCGGATGACCGGGGCGCGTGCCGTCACCAGTTCGGCCGTCAGCAGCTCGGTGAGCAGGACGGTCACCACGCTGAACGGGAGGCTGAGGTAGGCGGACAGCTCGGCCACGGAGAGGGGGGCCGTGCAGAGCCTGAGCAGCGCCGCCTGCTCAGGCGTGGCGGAGGGCGGTGGGTCGGCGTGCGCCACGATTAACGTGACCAGGTCGAGCTCCGAGCGCTCGGTCCCGTCGGGGCCGGTGATGACGTACAGACGCTCGGGGTTCTTCTTCGGTCCCTCGGGTGGGTTCTGGCCCTCCTGCGGGGGTTGCGGTGCCGGTTCCGGGGCTTTGGGATATCGCCGTCGGCGTTGCGGAGGAGTCATACGGTCTGCCCGTTGCGCCTGGGCGGACTGGTGAGGTGCGCGCCGATGCGGACGACCAGATCGCTCATGCGGGCGCTCATGTGGCCGGGTTCGGTGATGATGTCGGAGAGCACCGCCAGATAGGCGTTGGGGCCCGCGGCCATCAGGTAGAAGTAGCCCCCGTGGATCTCGATGAGGACCATCTTCATCTTGCCGTCGCTGCCGGGGATCTCCTGGGCGACGGCGCCCGCCAGGCTCTGGAGCCCCGCGCAGGCGGCGGCGACGCGGTCGGCGGTGTCCGGGTCTCCGCCGTGCCGTGCGATGCGCAGGCCGTCGGCGGAGAGCACCACGATCATCTCGATGCCCGGTACGCCTTTGGCGAGGTCCTGGAGCATCCAGTCGAAGTTGCCTCGCTGCTGGATCACTTGAGGTTCCCCTCGTCTTCGGCCTCGGTACGGGCCGGTTCGTCGGTCGGCTGGGTGTCTGCGGAAGAGGTGGGGCGCTTGAGGCCGTCCATGAACGCCTGGACCCACAGGCCCGGCGGGGTGTCGTCCGGCTTCGGCTCCGGTTCGGGCTCGCGCCGGGCCGTCGACCAGATGGTCGGGCGGCCCTCCCGCTCGGCGCGTTCGATCTCGGCCTGCTCGGCGTAGCGCTGGGTGAGCGAGGTCTTGACCCGGCTGCGGCGCTGCGGCAGCCCGCCCGCCGTCCACTCGGTGACCTCGGGGACGTCGTCCTCCATGGAGATCGGCGTCGTGAACTTGGGGCTGGTGGGACGGCGCCTCTTGACCGTGCGCTTGGGGCCGGGCAGGGCGCCGAGTTCGGCCTTGGGCACGGCGGTGGCGCCGATGCCGTGGGCGAGTCCGACGCCGGGCTCGTCGGTGAGCATGTCGCTGGGCACGACGAGGATGGCGCGGACGCCGCCGTAGGCGGAGGCGCGCAGGGAGACCTGCATGTCGTACGTCTTGCAGAGCCGGCCCACGACGGCGAGGCCGAGGCGCGGGGACTCTCCGAGGTCCTGGAGGTCGACGCCCGCCCTGGCACGCTCCAGCATGCCCTCGGTCCTCAGGCGGGCCTCCTCGCTGAGGCTGACGCCGGCGTCCTCGATCTCGATGCAGACGCCGGTCTGCACCTCGGTGGCGGTGACGTGCACCTTGCTCTGGGGCGGGGAGTACCGCGTGGCGTTGTCGAGGAGTTCGGCCGCGGCGTGGATCACGGGCTCGACGGCCGTGCCCTTGACGTTGACCTTGGCGATGGAGGACAGGTCGATGCGCCGGTACTCCAGGATCCGGGACATGGCGCCGCGCAGCACGCTGTAGAGCGCGACGGGCTCGGGCCACTGGCGGCCGGGGCGGCCGCCGCCGAGGACGGAGATGGAGTCGGCGAGGCGGCCGATCAGCGCGGTGCCGTGGTCGATGCGCAGGAGGTCGTCGAAGACCTCGGGGTTGCGGCCGTGGTCCTCCTCCATCTCCCGCAGTTCGTTGGCCTGCTGGTGGACGATGGCCTGGACGCGGCGGGCGATGTTCACGAAGGAGCGCTGCGCGGCGTCGCGCATGATGTCCTCGGTGTCGACGATCTTGAGCACCGTCTGGAGCAGGTGGATCTGCGCGTCGGGGAGCTTCCCCCATGCGGGGTCGACGTCGCCGAGTCGGCGAATCACCTCTGTGGGGGAACTTCCGCGGCGCAGCCAGTCCAGCGCGGTGGGCGCGATCTCCTTGGCGAACCGGATCAGGTCCTTGTCGTGCTGGGCGATGCGCTGCTGGAGATCGGCGGTCCGACGGTCGTGCTCGACGCGCTGGTCCCGCAGGTCACGGCCGCGCCGGACCGCTTCGGCCGCCACCGCGATCACCAGCAGGGTGGCGATGGCGCCGCACCAGCCGACGGCGACCCGCGCGGGCTGCTGCACCGCCGCGACGGCGGCCCCGGTCGCCGCGGCCATGACTATGGCGGGGAGCAACAGCACGCGCGCGTATGGCAGTTCACGGCGTCCTGGGGGGGATTGAACACTCACCATGTGGGCCCTCTGAGACATATCGACGGGGAGTCGCACATACAGGGAACAAGCGCACGAATACACATCAACTCGGTGCGCTGCGGGCGAGCTTAGTCCGACCGGATCATCGCCGTGTCATATTCAGCAAGCACCTGAAATCGGGCACGCGGGGGGAGTACGCTCGGCTCCATTTACACGCTGTGGCTTCATTCGAACACGGTGCGTCACGACGTACGGGCATACGAAAACGGTCACCGCGATGAGTGACGTGCCCCTGCGGACCGGGCCGCGGGACCCTGTCTCAGACCCCCGCGATGCGCAGCGCGGCGTCCGCCGTCGCCTCCGCGAACACCGACACGGACCGGTCCGGATCGGAGCGGCGGACCAGGATGACCCCCTCGATGAGCCCGAAGACCAGGTCCGTCCGCAGCTCCAGCGCACCTTTGGAGAGCGCGCCCCCGGCCGCGGTCGCGGCGATCAACTGCCGGTAGGCGTCCTTGAGTTCGTCGCGTACGGCATGGAATCCGGCGAACCGCTCGTCGCGCACCTCGGGCAGCAGGTACAGCACGCCCAGGTTGTGCGGCCCACCGCACAGGACCTCGACGTCCGCCCGGCACAGCTCCCACAGCCGCTTCTCGGCCGGGGTCGCGTCATCGGCGAGGAGCTCACGGGCGTAGGCCAGCGAAGGGGTGACCGTGGACTCCAGGAGCAGGGCGAGCAGTTCCTCCTTGCCGGAGACGTAGTGATACATGGACGCCTGGCGCATGCCGGCGCGCTCGGCGACGGCCCGGGTGGAGGTGGCCGCGTAGCCGAGGGAGGTGAACAACTCCGCGGCGGCGGCGAGGAGTTCCTCGCGCGGCTCCAGGCCGCTGTCCGGCCGCTGCGCGGCGCGCGGCCTGCCGACCCGGCGGCCCGCCCCTGCCCGTGCTGCTCCCATGCGTTCGATCCTCGCACACCGGCGCTCTCCGCGATCTTCGTGAGGGCCCGGTAACCGGTCGGCAACGCCACGGCAACGCAGGTGACGCGCCCTGTGCCTAATTTCTGTCGAGCGACAGAAATACCCCGGAGGCCCGACCACCGGAGACCACGACCCGCGGGACAGGACCGAGACCGACAGCCGGAGGTGCCGGTATGGCGACACAGACCACGTACGGAGCCCGTGACCACGCGCGCGCCCAGGAGGGCGCCCGCGCCGAGGCGATGCCCGTCGTCCCGGCCCGGGACTGGCCCGAGCCTCCCTGCGAGGCGGACCGCCTGGTGTGGGCCGAGACGGTCGCGGGCGGCAACTACACCCACCGGATGCTGGCCCGCGGCACCGAGCTGCGCCTGACCGATCCGCGCGGTGACGCCTGCGCCCACCTGCTGCTGTACGCGGCCGACCGCCCCTGGGAGCGGCTGAACGTCGCCGACACGGTGAAGGTCCAGTGGAACGCCTACCTCGGCGAGGGGCAGCTGCTCCTCTCCGACCAGGGCCGCGTCCTCGCCTCGGTCGTCGCCGACGGCTCCGGCCGGCACGACGCCCTGTGCGGCACCTCCACCCTGGCCCGCAACACCGGGCGCTACGGCGACGGCACTCCCCAGGGCCCCTCCCCCGCGGGCCGCGAGCTGTTCAAGCTGGCCGCGGCGAAGAACGGCCTCCAGCCGCGCGACCTGCCGCCGTCCCTGTCCTTCTTCCAGGGCGTGGAGGTCCGCGAGGACGGCGTCCTGGACTTCACCGGCTCGGCCGGCCCCGGCGCACACGTCACCCTGCGCGCCGAGCAGGACGTCACCGTGCTGATCGCCAACGTGCCGCATCCCTGTGACCCGCGCCCCGAGTACGTCAGCACCCCGCTGGAGGTGCTCGCCTGGCGCGCCGAGGCCACCCGCCCCGGCGACCCGCTGTGGGACGCCACTCCCGAGGGCCGCCGCGCCTTCCTCAACACCGTCGAATTCCTCGCCGCGAGGGGGCTCGCATGAAAGCCGCCGCTCCTGTGAAGACCGTCGTTCCCGCCCGCGCCGCCTGGTCGGCCGTCGTCCGCGCCGGCGAGACGCTCACCATCACCGACCTGCACGGCAACCAGGCCGTCGACTTCCTCGTCTACGACGCCCAGGACACCTCGGTCCGCTACAGCGCCCCCGACACCGTCCACGCCCAGGGCGGGATCTTCCTGACCACGGGCAGCGTGCTGATGTCGAACGAGTACACCCCGCTGATGACGGTGGTCGCCGACGACGTGGGCCGGCACGACACGGTCGGCGGCGCCTGCTCCAAGGAGTCCAACACCCTGCGCTACGGCCACCACACCTGGTCGCAGCACGCCTGCGTGGACAACTTCCTGGCCGAGGGCGCGAAGTACGGCCTCGGCAAGCGCGACCTCGTCTCCAACATCAACTGGTACATGAACGTGCCGGTCGAGAAGGACGGCACCCTCGGCATCGTCGACGGCCTGTCCGCGCCGGGACTGTCCCTGACCCTGCGCGCCGAGCGGGACGTCCTCGTCCTGGTCTCCAACTGCCCGCAGATCAACAACCCGTGCAACGGCTTCGAGCCGACGGCGGTGGAGATGACGATCACCGGAGCCGGCGAGCGAGGGGCCACCGCATGAGCTTCGACACCCTGCTGGTCGCCAACCGGGGCGAGATAGCGGTCCGGATCATCCGTACTGCCCGCGCCCTGGGTCTCAGGACCGTGGCGGTGTACTCCGACGCCGACCGCTCGGCCCCGCACGTCCGGCTCGCCGACGAGGCGGTGCGGCTCGGCCCGGCGCCCGCGAAGGAGTCGTACCTCGACGCCGACCTGGTGCTGAAAGCGGCCAAGGACACCGGCGCGGGCGCGATCCATCCCGGCTACGGCTTCCTGTCCGAGGACGCCGGGTTCGCGCGGCGGTGCGAGGAGGCCGGGATCGTCTTCGTGGGGCCCACGCCCGAGCAGCTGAAGCTGTTCGGCGCCAAGCACACCGCGCGGGCGGCGGCCGAGGCGGCGGGAGTGCCGCTGGCACCGGGGACCGGGCTGCTGGGCTCGGTGGACGAGGCGCTGTCCGCGGCGGCCGCCATCGGCTATCCCGTCATGCTCAAGGCGACCGGCGGGGGCGGCGGCATCGGCATGTCGGCCTGTCGCTCCGCCGGCGAACTCACGGATGCCTGGGAGCGGGTGCAGCGCGTGGCCGCCGCCTCCTTCTCCTCGGCCGGCGTCTTCCTGGAACGGCTGGTGGAGCACGCCCGCCATGTCGAGGTGCAGGTCTTCGGCGACGGCGACGGCACCGTGGTCACCTTCGGGGACCGCGACTGCACCCTCCAGCGCCGCCACCAGAAGGTGCTGGAGGAGGCCCCGGCCCCCGGCCTGCCCGCCCACGTCCGCGAGCAACTGAAGGTCGCCGCACGCGACTTGTGCGCGTCGGTCGACTACCGCTCCGCCGGGACCGTCGAGTTCGTCTACGACGCCGCCCACGAGGAGGCCTGGTTCCTGGAGGTCAACACCCGCCTCCAGGTGGAGCATCCGGTCACCGAGGAGATCTACGGCGTCGACCTGGTCGAGTGGATGCTCCGCCTCGCCCGCGGCGAGACACACGTCGTCCGCGCCCCCGGCCCGGCGCGCGGCCACGCCGTCGAGGCGCGCCTGTACGCCGAGGATCCCTCCCGCGACCACCGGCCCGGCGCGGGCCTGCTGACCCGGGTGGAGTTCCCGCCGGGCGTGCGGGTCGACGGCTGGGTGGAGACCGGCACCGAGGTGACGACGTCGTACGACCCGATGCTCGCGAAGATCATCGCGTACGGCCCGGACCGGCAGCGCGCGCTGGAGCGGCTGGACGAGGCCCTGGCCCGCACCCGTGTCGACGGCATCGAGACCAACCTGGGCCTGGTGCGGGCGGCGCTCACCCGGCCGGACTTCCGGCGGGCCGCGCACTCCACCGCGACGCTCGCCTCCGTGAGCGACCCGACGCCCCGGATCGAGGTCGTCGCGGGCGGCACGCTCACCACCGTGCAGGACTGGCCGGGCCGTACCGGTCACTGGCAGGTCGGGGTGCCGCCGTGCGGCCCGATGGACGACCGTTCCTTCCGGCTCGGCAACCGCGCGCTCGGCAACGACGAGAGCGCGCCGGGCCTCGAATGCACGCTCCAGGGGCCGGCGCTGCGGTTCACGCACCCCACGACCGTGTGTGTGACGGGCGCGCCGGCCCCGGTCACCGTGGACGGCACGCCCATCGCCCAGTGGGAGCCGGTGCCGGTTCCGGCGGGCGCCGTACTGGAGATCGGCGCCCCCCACGCCCACGGCCTGCGGACCTACGTGCTGTTCGCCGGAGGTCTCGACGTCCCCGCCTTCCTGGGCAGCGCGAGCACCTTCACGCTCGGCCGGTTCGGCGGGCACGGCGGCCGGGCGCTGCGCACCGGGGATGTGCTGCACGGCGGAGGCCCGGCCGAGGGGGCCGAGGGGACACCGGTCACCGACATCCCCTCCTACGGCTCGACGTGGCACATCGGCGCCGTCGAAGGCCCGCATGCCGCCCCGGAGTTCTTCACCGAGGACGACATCCACGACTTCTACGCCGCCGACTGGAAGGTCCACTTCAACTCGGCGCGCACCGGTGTCCGCCTGGTCGGCCCGAAGCCGCGCTGGGCGCGCACCGACGGCGGCGAGGCGGGCCTGCACCCCTCCAACATCCATGACACCCCATACTCCGTCGGCGCCGTCGACTACACGGGCGACATGCCGGTGCTGCTCGGCCCGGACGGCCCCTCGCTCGGCGGGTTCGTGTGCCCGGCGACGGTCGCTTCGTGGGAACGCTGGAAGCTGGGCCAGCTGCGGCCCGGCGACACGGTCAACTTCGTCCCGGTGCACGTCGACGGCTCGGACCGCCCGGCCATCGTGGACGGCGGCATCCTCGCCCGCGACGGCGACGTGACCTACCGCCGCAGCGGCGACGACAACCTGCTGGTCGAGTTCGGCCCCATGCAGCTGGACCTGGCCCTGCGGATGCGCGTCCACGCCCTGATGGAGGCGGTGGCCGGACAGGGCCCGGAGGGCATCACCGACCTCACCCCCGGCATCCGCTCCCTCCAGATCCAGGCGGACCCGAACCGCCTCCCCCAGCCCGAACTCCTCGCCGCCGTCCGGGAGATCACCGCTTCCCTGCCCCCGACCGACGAACTGGTGGTCCCCTCCCGCACGGTCCATCTCCCCCTGTCCTGGGACGACCCGGCGACCCGCGAGGCGATCGCCCGCTACATGGCGGGCGTCCGCGACGACGCGCCCTGGTGCCCGTGGAACATCGAGTTCATCCGCCGCGTCAACGGCCTGGAGTCCGTCGAGGACGTCCACCGCACGGTCTTCGACGCCGAATACCTCGTCCTGGGCCTGGGAGACGTCTACCTGGGCGCCCCCGTGGCCACCCCGCTCGACCCGCGCCACCGCCTGGTGACCACCAAGTACAACCCGGCGCGCACCTGGACGGCGGAGAACTCCGTCGGCATCGGCGGCGCGTACCTGTGCGTGTACGGCATGGAGGGTCCCGGCGGCTACCAGTTCGTGGGCCGGACGACCCAGGTGTGGTCGGCCTGGCAGCAGCGGGGCGCGTTCGAGCCGGGCTCGCCCTGGCTGCTGCGCTTCTTCGACCGGATCAGGTGGTATCCGGTGGACGCGGACGAACTCCTTCAGCTGCGCGCCGACATCATCTCCGGCCGCTTCGTCCCGCGCATCGAGGAGGGCACCTTCTCGCTCGCCGAGTACCAGGCCTTCCTGGCCGAGCACGCCGGGTCCGTCGCGGAGTTCAGGTCCCGCCAGCAGGCGGCCTTCTCGGCGGAACGGGACGCCTGGGAGGCCGCGGGCGAGTTCACCCGCGCCGAAGCCGTGGCCGCGCCGGCCGCACCCCCGAAGGACATCGAGATCCCCGCGGGCGGCCGCCTGGTGGAAGCCGAGTTCGCCGCCTCCGTATGGCAGGTGAACGTCGAACCCGGCGACACCGTGACGGCCGGACAACCGCTGCTCACCCTGGAGGCCATGAAGATGGAGTCCCGGGTGCCCGCGCCGATCACCGGCGTGGTCGCGGAGATCCTGGCCGGACCGGGTGACCAGGTGGAGGCGGGAACGGCCCTGGTCGTCCTGGCCCCCGCCGCTCAGTGAGACCTGGCCCCCGCCGCTCAGTGAAACAGGAGAAGCAGATGTCCCGCACCGTCGCCCGCGTCCGGGCCGCCTACGCCCGTATCGAGGCCGTGAACCGCCCCGAGATCTGGATCGACCTGCGCCCGGCACCGGAGGTCGAGGCAGAGGCCCGTGCGGTCGACGAGCGGCTCGCCGCGGGCGACCACCTCCCTCTCGCCGGCCGCCTGTTCGCCGCCAAGGGCAACATCGACGTGGCCGGCCTGCCCACCACCGCGGGCTGCCCGTCGTACGCCTACGCCCCCGAGGCGGACGCGCCGGTCGTCGCCCGCCTCCGTGCCGCCGGCGCGATCGTGCTGGGCACCACGAACCTGGACCAGTTCGCGACGGGCCTGGTGGGGACCCGGTCGCCGTACGGCGCGGTCCGCAGCGCGCACGACCCGTCGAGGGTGAGCGGCGGCTCCAGTGCCGGCTCGGCGGTCGCCGTGGCGCTCGGCATCGTGGATGTCGCGCTCGGCACCGACACCGCGGGCTCGGGCCGCGTCCCGGCCGCCTTCAACGGCATCGTCGGCCTCAAGCCCACCCGGGGCCTGGTCCCCACGGCGGGTGTCGTCCCGGCCTGCGCGTCGATCGACTGCGTGACCGTCTTCGCCCGCACGCTCCCGGAGGCCGAGCAGGCCCTCGCGTACATGGCGTCGCCGCCCGACCGCGACCTTGCGCCCCTCCCGCAGCGCGCGCCGGGGCCCTGGCGCATCGCGGTCGCCTCCCGCGCGCACCTCGGCGAACTGGACGAGGGCTGGGCCGAGGCCTACGACGACGCCGTCGACCGACTGGCCGCGGCGGGCGCGTCGGTACGGGAAATCGACCTCGGCCCCTTCATCGAGGCCGCCGCGATGCTCTACCAGGGCGCGTTCGTCGCCGAGCGCTACACGGCCGTGGGGAGCTTTGTCGACAAGGCAACAGCCGAGGGGGATGACTCCCTCGACCCCACCGTGGCCGGCATCATCACCCGGGCCCGTGACATCCCGGCCCACCGGCTCTTCACCGACACCGCCCACCTGGCGACCCTGCGCACCCGCGCCCTGGCGGAACTGGCCGACGCCGACGCCCTGTTGCTGCCGACCACTCCCGGCCACCCGACCCTCGCCGACGTGGCCGCCGACCCGCTGGGCGCCAACGCCCGGCTGGGCCGCTTCACCAACTCCACCAATCTCTTCGACCTGGCGGCGGTCGCCGTCCCGGCCGGCGAGGTCGACGGCCTCCCCTTCGGCGTCATGCTGATCGGCCCGGCTTTCACGGACGAGCGCCTCGCGAGGGTCGCGGCGCTCCTCCAGCCGGAGACCGAGCTGGCGGTGGTGGGAGCCCACCTGACGGGCCAGCCCCTGAACCCCCAACTCCTGTCCCTGGGCGCCCGTTTCTCCCGTACGACCACGACGGCCCCCGTGTACCGCTTGCACGCCCTGGCGACCCAGCCGCCCAAGCCGGGCCTGGTCCACGTCGGCGAGGGTGGCGCGGCGATCGAAACGGAGGTCTGGCGCCTGCCGGCGGAGGGCCTGGGCCGCCTCCTGGCCGCCCTCCCCCGCCCGATGGCACTGGGCAGGGTGGAACTGGCGAACGGAACCCAGGTTCCAGGGTTCTTGTGCGAACCAGAGGCCCTGACAAACGCCGAGGACATCACGCGATACGCGAGCTGGCGGAACTATCTGGAGCACAGGGAAAGCTGATCACCCTAAGGGGCGCGGGGAACTGCGCGACCAGCCACGACCGGCGCGCAGCCACCCGACAAGATCACCCCACCGACGAGTAGGCCACAACCCCCCGCAGCAACTGATCAACCGCCTTGCGCGCGTTCTTGGCGACGGTCGAGCTCTCCCCGCCGGACACGGGAGCCGCCGCCGAGATCTGCCCGAGCACGTCGATCACCTGCTTGCACCAGCGCACGAAGTCCCCCGCCGGCATCTCCGCCTCACGCAGGACCTCGTCGAGCCCCTTGCCCGACGCCCACATGTACGCGGCCCAGGCGAACCCGAGATCCGGCTCGCGCTGCCCGACGCCCTCGGTCTGGCTGATCCGGAAGTCCTCCTCCAGGGCGTCCAGCCGCCCCCAGATCCGCACCATCTCCCCGAGCGCGGCCTTGGCCTTGCCCGAGGGCAGCTTCGGCGCCATCGCGTCGTCGCCGACCCGCGACTCGTACACCAGGGCCG
Proteins encoded in this region:
- a CDS encoding cytochrome P450 — encoded protein: MTPESFSPADTYDPTAAPPPGCPAHGIGPGGLRRLYGPDAADLGAVYEELRAEHGPVAPALLHDDVPIWVVLGHGENMRMVSTPTHFCRDPRQWDALQNGTIKPDHPLMPHFAWQPICCHAEGDEHRRLRGAVTGAMSTIDHRGIRRYANRATQLLVNKFCEKGSADLVSQFAEHLPMAVMCEILGMPEEYNERIVEAARDMLKGTETAIASNAYIMDALTRLTVRRRAEPEEDFTSHLINHPARLSDMEISQHLRVVLIAAYETTANLLANVLRVVLTDPRFRAQLNGGQMTVPEAVEQSLWDEPPFSTILPYVAKQDTELGGQRVRRGDALLFGIAPGNVDPRVRPEPNANMQGNRSHLAFGGGPHECPGQDIGRAIADVGVDALLTRIPDVQLACEEHELNWRSFILNRHLVELPVRFEPKVQQDVSRRPALNPESPQRADDWQVGTVQTRSAAPQPPAAEPVAAETPATAAASTARPNVFRRLLSWWRGE
- a CDS encoding GTP-binding protein — encoded protein: MDFKSSDTIPGPRTEDHLPHTAEAAVKIVIVGGFGVGKTTMVGSVSEIKPLTTEETMTQAGVGVDDNYGSETKTATTVAMDFGRISITDQLVLYLFGTPGQERFWFLWNGLFEGALGAVVLVDTRRLEVSFDVMGRLEERGVPFVVAVNTFPDGPRHSTEELRTALDLSKDIPIIECDARRRASSRDVLMTLLRFLHSLAVEKAPV
- a CDS encoding DUF742 domain-containing protein, which translates into the protein MTPPQRRRRYPKAPEPAPQPPQEGQNPPEGPKKNPERLYVITGPDGTERSELDLVTLIVAHADPPPSATPEQAALLRLCTAPLSVAELSAYLSLPFSVVTVLLTELLTAELVTARAPVIRQALADRSLLEAVMHGLQKL
- a CDS encoding roadblock/LC7 domain-containing protein; the protein is MIQQRGNFDWMLQDLAKGVPGIEMIVVLSADGLRIARHGGDPDTADRVAAACAGLQSLAGAVAQEIPGSDGKMKMVLIEIHGGYFYLMAAGPNAYLAVLSDIITEPGHMSARMSDLVVRIGAHLTSPPRRNGQTV
- a CDS encoding sensor histidine kinase: MVSVQSPPGRRELPYARVLLLPAIVMAAATGAAVAAVQQPARVAVGWCGAIATLLVIAVAAEAVRRGRDLRDQRVEHDRRTADLQQRIAQHDKDLIRFAKEIAPTALDWLRRGSSPTEVIRRLGDVDPAWGKLPDAQIHLLQTVLKIVDTEDIMRDAAQRSFVNIARRVQAIVHQQANELREMEEDHGRNPEVFDDLLRIDHGTALIGRLADSISVLGGGRPGRQWPEPVALYSVLRGAMSRILEYRRIDLSSIAKVNVKGTAVEPVIHAAAELLDNATRYSPPQSKVHVTATEVQTGVCIEIEDAGVSLSEEARLRTEGMLERARAGVDLQDLGESPRLGLAVVGRLCKTYDMQVSLRASAYGGVRAILVVPSDMLTDEPGVGLAHGIGATAVPKAELGALPGPKRTVKRRRPTSPKFTTPISMEDDVPEVTEWTAGGLPQRRSRVKTSLTQRYAEQAEIERAEREGRPTIWSTARREPEPEPKPDDTPPGLWVQAFMDGLKRPTSSADTQPTDEPARTEAEDEGNLK
- a CDS encoding TetR/AcrR family transcriptional regulator; the protein is MGAARAGAGRRVGRPRAAQRPDSGLEPREELLAAAAELFTSLGYAATSTRAVAERAGMRQASMYHYVSGKEELLALLLESTVTPSLAYARELLADDATPAEKRLWELCRADVEVLCGGPHNLGVLYLLPEVRDERFAGFHAVRDELKDAYRQLIAATAAGGALSKGALELRTDLVFGLIEGVILVRRSDPDRSVSVFAEATADAALRIAGV
- a CDS encoding urea amidolyase associated protein UAAP1 — encoded protein: MATQTTYGARDHARAQEGARAEAMPVVPARDWPEPPCEADRLVWAETVAGGNYTHRMLARGTELRLTDPRGDACAHLLLYAADRPWERLNVADTVKVQWNAYLGEGQLLLSDQGRVLASVVADGSGRHDALCGTSTLARNTGRYGDGTPQGPSPAGRELFKLAAAKNGLQPRDLPPSLSFFQGVEVREDGVLDFTGSAGPGAHVTLRAEQDVTVLIANVPHPCDPRPEYVSTPLEVLAWRAEATRPGDPLWDATPEGRRAFLNTVEFLAARGLA
- a CDS encoding urea amidolyase associated protein UAAP2, with product MKAAAPVKTVVPARAAWSAVVRAGETLTITDLHGNQAVDFLVYDAQDTSVRYSAPDTVHAQGGIFLTTGSVLMSNEYTPLMTVVADDVGRHDTVGGACSKESNTLRYGHHTWSQHACVDNFLAEGAKYGLGKRDLVSNINWYMNVPVEKDGTLGIVDGLSAPGLSLTLRAERDVLVLVSNCPQINNPCNGFEPTAVEMTITGAGERGATA